CCTTTTTGCGACGGCGGATTCCACCCCGCGGTAGAGCGCCATCCGGCGGGCCGAGGACCTCTTCGGAGTGAACGCGAGGACCGGCGCCCCGGGACGGAACTTCGAGACGATCCTGGCCGTGTGGCCGGACCGGGTGAAGACGACGATCGCTTTCGCGCCCAAAGAG
This is a stretch of genomic DNA from Candidatus Deferrimicrobiaceae bacterium. It encodes these proteins:
- a CDS encoding pyruvate kinase alpha/beta domain-containing protein, which gives rise to SLGAKAIVVFTRSGHTARIVSKFRPGAPVLAFTPKRSSARRMALYRGVESAVAKRSSSPERMVENAVKEIRARGLVSRGESLVIVYGSPTGHCDQMRVVRL